One genomic region from Podarcis raffonei isolate rPodRaf1 chromosome Z, rPodRaf1.pri, whole genome shotgun sequence encodes:
- the TSPAN6 gene encoding tetraspanin-6, translated as MASPSRRLQTKPVITCLKSILLIYSFVFWFSGIVLLAVGIWGKVGLEVYFSLLNEKATNVPYVLIGTGTVVVLLGTFGCFATCRGSTWMLKLYAMFLTLIFLVVLVAAIVGFVFRHEIKDSFKNNFEAAMKSYDGTKDERSKAVDTIQSTLHCCGVSDFTDWNRTAYYKQKGIPMSCCKSLGNCTIDDLKNPAIAKGKVYEHGCFRLVIQTMDSKMGIVAGISFGVACFQLGGIVLACCLSRSITNNQYEMV; from the exons ATGGCGTCCCCGTCGCGGAGGCTGCAGACCAAGCCAGTCATCACTTGCCTCAAGAGCATATTGCTCATCTACAGCTTCGTGTTCTGG TTCTCTGGCATCGTCCTTCTGGCAGTTGGCATCTGGGGGAAGGTAGGCCTGGAGGtgtatttctccctgttaaatgaGAAGGCTACGAACGTCCCCTATGTCCTCATTGGCACCGGCACAGTTGTCGTCCTCCTAGGCACCTTTGGTTGTTTCGCGACATGTCGGGGAAGCACATGGATGCTGAAATTG TATGCCATGTTCTTAACTCTCATCTTCCTTGTTGTGCTTGTGGCTGCCATTGTGGGCTTCGTCTTCCGACATGAG ATTAAAGACAGCTTTAAGAATAACTTTGAAGCTGCCATGAAGTCCTACGATGGGACCAAAGATGAACGCAGCAAAGCGGTTGATACCATTCAGAGCACA CTGCACTGCTGCGGTGTCTCAGACTTCACCGACTGGAATCGAACTGCCTATTATAAACAGAAAGGGATTCCTATGAGCTGCTGCAAGTCTCTGGGGAATTGCACTATAGACGATTTGAAGAATCCAGCAATAGCAAAGGGGAAGGTGTATGAGCAC GGTTGTTTCAGGCTGGTGATACAGACAATGGACTCCAAAATGGGCATTGTAGCAGGGATCTCCTTTGGCGTTGCTTGCTTCCAG